A portion of the Aricia agestis chromosome 1, ilAriAges1.1, whole genome shotgun sequence genome contains these proteins:
- the LOC121731755 gene encoding ras-related protein Rab-14, translated as MTSGPYNYSYIFKYIIIGDMGVGKSCLLHQFTEKKFMADCPHTIGVEFGTRIIEVAGQKIKLQIWDTAGQERFRAVTRSYYRGAAGALMVYDITRRSTYNHLSSWLTDTRNLTNPSTVIFLIGNKSDLDGQRDVTYEEAKQFADENGLMFVEASAKTGQNVEEAFLETAKKIYQSIQDGRLDLNAAESGVQHKPASPGRPLAAPPQAKDNCAC; from the exons atgacatctggaccatataattattcatatattttcaaatatattattattggagACATGGGTGTAGGCAAATCATGCCTGCTGCATCAATTTACAGAAAAGAAAT tTATGGCTGATTGCCCACATACCATTGGTGTTGAATTTGGAACTCGGATAATAGAAGTTGCTgggcaaaaaattaaattacaaatttgGGACACAGCTGGACAAGAGAGGTTCAGGGCTGTAACACGCTCCTACTATAGAGGGGCGGCCGGTGCTCTTATGGTTTATGATATCACaagaag GTCTACTTACAACCACCTTAGTAGCTGGCTTACTGATACCCGCAACTTGACAAACCCCAGCACTGTAATATTTTTGATTGGCAATAAGTCAGATTTGGATGGTCAGAGAGATGTAACGTATGAAGAGGCAAAACAATTTGCAGATGAAAATGGACTTATGTTTGTGGAAGCAAGTGCAAAGAC AGGTCAAAATGTCGAAGAAGCATTTCTGGAAActgctaaaaaaatatatcagagTATTCAAGACGGCCGCTTGGACCTAAACGCCGCAGAGTCCGGCGTGCAACACAAGCCGGCGTCGCCCGGCCGCCcgctcgccgcgccgccgcaAGCCAAAGACAACTGCGCCTGCTAG